The following proteins come from a genomic window of Paenibacillus swuensis:
- the efeO gene encoding iron uptake system protein EfeO, translating to MFNPRLKLTAIILTLAIFLAACGTNENASVNQTTDNETNTATQEQTTNSSANNANFQAAVDTYHQFVIDQTDQFVKDTQAFTDAVKAGDMEKAKALYAPSRMYFERIEPIAESLGDFDPWIDAREGDVPAAEWKGFHRLEKALWQDKSVAGMEPVADALLQDVKQLRVKVENVEIDTAMLVTGAVELLNEVSSSKVTGEEERYSHTDLYDFAANVEGSHEIFKVLQPTVEAKNPELSAEVTKRFEELEATLAPYRKGEGFVLYTELKPEQVKKLSQAIDALAEPLSQIGTVVEG from the coding sequence TTGTTTAATCCACGATTGAAACTGACGGCTATCATCCTTACCCTTGCTATATTTCTTGCGGCATGCGGAACGAACGAAAATGCGTCTGTGAACCAGACTACAGATAATGAAACCAACACCGCAACGCAAGAGCAGACAACGAACAGTTCCGCGAATAACGCGAACTTTCAAGCAGCTGTGGACACGTACCACCAATTCGTCATTGACCAAACGGATCAATTTGTCAAAGATACGCAAGCTTTTACAGATGCAGTAAAAGCCGGCGACATGGAAAAAGCCAAAGCGCTTTACGCGCCGTCCCGCATGTATTTTGAGCGGATTGAGCCTATAGCGGAATCGTTGGGTGATTTTGACCCTTGGATCGATGCTCGTGAAGGAGATGTGCCTGCGGCGGAATGGAAAGGGTTCCATCGTCTGGAGAAGGCGCTGTGGCAGGATAAATCGGTAGCCGGAATGGAGCCGGTGGCCGATGCCCTCTTGCAGGATGTGAAACAGCTTCGCGTAAAAGTTGAGAATGTTGAAATTGATACGGCCATGCTTGTGACCGGCGCGGTGGAGTTACTAAACGAAGTGTCTTCCAGCAAAGTGACCGGGGAAGAAGAGCGGTACTCGCATACGGATTTGTATGATTTTGCGGCGAATGTGGAAGGCTCTCATGAGATTTTTAAAGTGTTGCAACCTACTGTGGAAGCCAAGAACCCGGAGCTTTCGGCGGAGGTTACGAAACGGTTTGAAGAATTGGAGGCGACCTTGGCTCCATATCGCAAAGGGGAAGGATTCGTGCTGTATACGGAACTGAAACCGGAACAAGTGAAGAAGCTGAGCCAAGCGATTGACGCTTTAGCTGAACCTCTGTCACAAATCGGTACTGTAGTGGAGGGATAA
- the efeB gene encoding iron uptake transporter deferrochelatase/peroxidase subunit, translating into MTREETQHNDQIKGKSTLSRRDLLKTGAVGGLGLLLGAGGIKGLGMLGESKQTASAAGDSDAVIPFHGAHQAGIVTPMQDFVCMGAFNLTITDIAEVRKLLKAWTVASARLANGESVGEESDNALVPPADTGEVMGLQAMRTTLTFGVGPSFFDSRFGLADKRPSKLVDIPAFKGDELVDEWSRGDLIVQVCANDPQVAFHALRNLARIARGKAVLRWLQQGFQRTGAADASGSTPRNLLGFKDGTVNTNVEDKQAVKDIVWAEAGDGASWMDGGSYMIMRRIRMRIEVWDRTSLGEQEATFGRHRQSGAPLGAAKEHDLADYAKQGKNGKPMIGADSHMAVASMGGKVKIHRRGYSYSNGIDIKTGQLDAGLLFICYNRDPSSQYIPMQAKMSEVDRLNEYIEHVGSGIYAMLPGVNKGGYIGDTLL; encoded by the coding sequence GTGACACGCGAAGAAACGCAACATAATGACCAGATTAAAGGGAAGTCGACGCTTTCCAGACGTGATCTTCTGAAAACGGGAGCTGTCGGAGGTCTAGGATTACTTCTTGGTGCTGGCGGCATCAAGGGCTTGGGGATGCTCGGTGAGAGCAAGCAAACCGCTTCGGCGGCGGGGGATTCAGACGCCGTCATCCCTTTCCACGGCGCGCACCAAGCCGGGATTGTCACGCCCATGCAGGATTTTGTCTGCATGGGTGCCTTTAATTTAACGATTACCGACATTGCGGAGGTTCGTAAGCTCCTGAAAGCATGGACGGTGGCCTCCGCCAGGCTGGCCAATGGGGAAAGCGTGGGCGAAGAGAGCGACAACGCGCTTGTCCCGCCTGCGGATACCGGCGAAGTGATGGGCCTGCAAGCGATGCGTACCACGTTAACGTTCGGAGTCGGCCCTTCCTTCTTCGACAGCCGGTTCGGTCTCGCTGACAAGCGTCCTTCCAAGCTCGTCGACATCCCTGCTTTCAAAGGCGATGAGCTCGTGGACGAATGGTCCCGCGGCGATCTTATCGTTCAGGTGTGCGCGAATGATCCGCAAGTCGCGTTTCACGCTTTACGCAACCTGGCCCGAATCGCGAGGGGCAAAGCCGTTCTGCGATGGCTGCAGCAAGGCTTTCAGCGCACCGGCGCGGCCGATGCAAGCGGGTCCACACCGCGGAACTTGCTTGGCTTCAAGGACGGTACGGTGAACACGAACGTCGAAGACAAGCAAGCGGTGAAGGACATCGTCTGGGCCGAAGCGGGCGACGGCGCCTCCTGGATGGACGGAGGCAGCTACATGATTATGCGCCGCATCCGGATGCGCATTGAGGTCTGGGACCGCACCTCGCTCGGTGAGCAGGAGGCGACCTTCGGACGTCATCGTCAGTCAGGCGCGCCGTTAGGCGCGGCCAAGGAACATGACCTTGCCGACTACGCGAAGCAGGGCAAGAACGGCAAGCCGATGATCGGCGCCGATTCGCATATGGCTGTGGCCAGCATGGGCGGCAAAGTGAAAATTCACCGCCGCGGCTACTCTTACTCCAACGGCATTGACATCAAGACCGGCCAACTGGACGCGGGGCTGCTGTTCATCTGCTACAACCGCGATCCGTCGAGCCAATATATCCCGATGCAAGCGAAGATGTCGGAGGTTGACCGGTTGAACGAATATATCGAGCATGTGGGTAGCGGAATTTATGCTATGCTGCCAGGAGTGAACAAGGGCGGCTACATCGGAGATACTTTACTATAA
- a CDS encoding FTR1 family iron permease — MKRIGHILTTILMLVLVLPLGFPYVAGAQPTTDTLHKQLISYSSDALISSGDTDWATVLEAVTGIRAALPVLSEEKSEDSKALLMALQGAEKALKTADSDPDGAKKAVSLLAKATDAYVSADDQGNESGQIQSNLKALLPLLKDTLKAVENGNLPAAIEIYNRFITAWGKAETAIRREDGELYGRIEVKLSGARIALTAEMPDPEKSAQKLQELITIAEDYIAGRTTSSSSSSVDGVSIHSIAGLITLVEQVKWDLEKSQAEAASAKMETFITAWPELEGEVRTRSQQAYRDIENDMISLSSGLLAAKPDYDNVSRKADQLIIKLEPYAQASAYTAWDAFAILFREGVEAILIVASLLALLKRSGHENKRKWIWSGAAAGIAVSVILALVLSVFLSNMATGSSREFVEGISSLIAVLFMVTVGAWLHGKSNVHNWNRFMERTIGASLAKGALWSLSITAFLTVMREGAETIIFYIGMAPSIAVSDIMLGIGAAVVVLAVIAFAVKKLSARIPVRPFFRVAGLLMYYMAFKFLGVGIHALQVAGTLPAHATTAVPEIPSLGTYQSWEVLIPQGLVLLFIMVTILRVERSKKPTGQPVTPL; from the coding sequence ATGAAACGGATTGGACATATTCTAACGACTATACTCATGCTGGTGCTGGTGCTGCCCCTCGGATTTCCCTATGTGGCCGGGGCCCAGCCAACGACCGATACGCTTCATAAGCAATTGATTTCTTACTCCAGCGATGCTTTAATTAGCAGCGGCGACACGGATTGGGCGACTGTGCTCGAAGCTGTAACCGGCATCCGGGCAGCTTTACCGGTCTTAAGCGAAGAGAAATCGGAAGACTCGAAAGCGCTGCTTATGGCTTTACAAGGAGCCGAGAAAGCTTTGAAAACGGCGGACAGCGATCCGGACGGAGCGAAAAAAGCCGTCTCCCTGCTGGCTAAAGCAACGGATGCTTACGTATCGGCGGATGATCAAGGGAATGAGTCGGGGCAGATTCAATCCAACCTCAAAGCCTTACTTCCACTGCTGAAGGATACATTGAAAGCTGTGGAGAACGGGAACTTGCCAGCCGCCATAGAAATCTATAACCGCTTTATTACGGCCTGGGGTAAAGCGGAAACCGCGATTCGTCGGGAAGACGGTGAACTTTACGGCCGCATTGAAGTGAAGCTTAGCGGGGCCCGGATCGCTCTGACTGCGGAAATGCCTGACCCAGAGAAATCCGCCCAAAAGCTGCAAGAGCTGATAACAATAGCTGAGGATTACATCGCGGGTCGAACTACTTCCTCGTCCTCTTCTTCGGTCGATGGCGTGTCGATCCATTCCATAGCTGGACTAATTACGCTTGTGGAGCAAGTGAAATGGGATCTGGAAAAAAGTCAAGCCGAGGCCGCTTCTGCCAAAATGGAGACGTTCATTACCGCATGGCCCGAATTGGAAGGGGAGGTTCGCACCCGTTCGCAGCAGGCTTACAGGGACATTGAGAATGATATGATCTCTCTGTCGAGCGGTCTTCTTGCGGCGAAACCGGACTATGACAACGTGAGCCGTAAAGCGGACCAATTGATCATTAAGCTGGAGCCTTACGCGCAAGCCTCGGCTTATACGGCCTGGGATGCATTCGCTATCCTGTTCCGGGAGGGTGTGGAAGCGATTCTGATTGTGGCGTCGCTGCTTGCGCTGTTGAAGCGTTCCGGGCATGAGAATAAGCGCAAATGGATTTGGTCCGGTGCGGCCGCGGGGATTGCGGTATCGGTTATTTTGGCCTTGGTACTATCGGTATTCTTGTCCAATATGGCTACAGGCAGCTCACGGGAGTTCGTTGAGGGCATATCCAGCTTGATCGCCGTTCTGTTTATGGTGACGGTAGGAGCATGGTTACACGGGAAATCTAATGTGCACAATTGGAATCGTTTTATGGAGCGCACCATTGGGGCGTCTTTGGCCAAAGGAGCGTTGTGGTCGCTGTCTATCACGGCTTTCCTCACCGTCATGCGGGAGGGGGCTGAAACGATCATTTTCTACATCGGTATGGCTCCGTCTATCGCGGTGTCGGACATAATGCTCGGCATCGGGGCGGCGGTGGTTGTGCTGGCCGTGATTGCTTTTGCCGTTAAGAAGCTAAGTGCGCGAATTCCGGTGAGGCCTTTCTTCCGTGTTGCAGGTTTGCTCATGTATTACATGGCTTTCAAATTCCTCGGCGTGGGCATTCACGCGTTGCAGGTAGCCGGAACGCTTCCCGCGCATGCGACTACAGCCGTACCTGAAATTCCGTCGCTGGGCACTTATCAGAGCTGGGAAGTATTGATTCCACAAGGTTTGGTGTTGTTGTTTATCATGGTAACCATTCTGCGGGTGGAGCGGAGCAAGAAACCAACGGGGCAACCTGTGACGCCATTATAA